The genomic interval CATTCAGGTAACCCTTATAAGTCCTTGGAGGAGGTATTAGGCTAGTTAGGCCCTAGGgctgctggggaggggtggggggtagaGGCAGGTAGGACCAAATTTTCCTAGCCAAACTCATCCTCCTACCGAGCTGGCGGGTCAATAAGAAAGAGCAGAAGCAATAGCCTTTGACACCTAAGAAAGGTAGCACAACTCCAAAGGTGTGAAAGGTatgaaaggagcaaagaacatccATTTTAATGGAAGGCACTTGGGGAGATGGAGAGCGGGGAGTGGGGATTGACCAGGGGCATTATTTCTTACTTTATTCAACTCTCATAAAGCTGAAATCATCATAACACTTTAGTCCCTGCCTTCACACTACTTCACAATTCTTACATCATTAGGAACAAGGGTCTTTCTTCCTCCACCCAAACCCTATCCTCTCTGAGTTCCAGCAAATGCCAAGGCCCCGCAAGGGAAGCTAGGTCAGCATGTGGCAGCTGGCCACTAGAGGGTGGTGTTTCTGTAGTTAAGGGGATTGTGAGAGCCTACAAATTTGGATGGGAGTGGCAGTCAATAGGTTACCTGTATAGGAGAAGAGTCGAAAAGAAAGATGGGAAAGACAAGTAGTAAGTCTTAGGGTAATGGTCCTGAATGAGTGAGGGGTAAGGAATAGGAACAAGGTAGGAGGAAAGAGTTAACCCTGATTCTCTACCAAAGGCCATAGTCATCACTCCTTAGAAAAGGAGATATTGGCCCTGAGCTCTCCCCAGATACAGAGAAGTCAACTACAAAAAGATTAATCAGtttatttgcatatatacatTGTCACTCCAGGGAGCCAGCTCCACTTCAGGAGTCCCCAGCTCCCCTCACCCAGCCAACACCCAAAACCTACATAGGAGACTGGGTCCTGAATAAACAATGCCCAGGACTCATATCCCAACTCCATAGGTTATAacaattcatttatttagcaaaaacagagctagaggacaGTGCCCATGAGACATCCTTGCCTCTTTGTAAACATTGAGAACCAGGCCACTGGAGCCCGGGTAAGTGTGCAAACATGAGGGTACCACACTGTGTGCCCAGAGGGCCAGGGACACAGCTGGCAACCAAACAAACCCGTGAAGTCCTGAGGGCCTGCCCCCCCAAGCCCCCACTGGAGCCTGGCAAGTGCCAGGGGCAGAATCAAGGCAGCTACCCCATGCTCAAGGGCTCACATGAGATGGCAGCGGCGCTCTTGCCCATATGAATTCTCTACCCGAGCAATCTCCTGGATGACTTTGGTGAAGATGCCTTGAGTCAGCTGCAAGGGTTAAGGATTCAgggcaaaaaaaaattgtttagttCACTGCCAATACCACCCAACTCTGAGGTGAATACCCCATTCcctcaccatccccaccaccaagCAGTGCCATAACACTGCTACCCCCACCACCTTCCTAATCTTCAGGCCCAGCACCTGCTTATCTCGAGCAGATGACTCCATAAATGTCGCACCCCAGGACTCTGCCAGCTTCTTCCCCTCGACAGCCTGGACCTCCCTAGAAGCAAATTTGGGACATGAAAATGAAGGACAGCAATGGCCCCATGTTCTCTGCAAAATCTTTATAGGAGCCTAGGACTGAGGCTTGAAATATGAAATGATAGTTTTTGAAACAGAAGGGTTGTTTTGTCTTACCCTTCAAGTTAGAAATGAAGAGGTAAAATGACTGGTTCAAATCAGTGGCAGAGCCACGACAAGAGCCTGGCTCATTCCTAGTCCAGCTCACTTTCCTTCGCCTTAAGCTACAGAGATTTCCATACCTGTCTGGAGAGAGATCTGCCTTGTTCCCCACCAGCACCACTGGCAGCCTGGGAGGAAACAGCAGTTACTACAGGATCCCCTCTGTTCCCCATGGACCCCAACCTCCTTCACATCAGAGCTGGACAACTCCCCATCAAACCAGACAGGATCTATGTCCTGACTTTCTCCTTAATTTGGATCAATACTCCCCTctgtcctccctctcccctcgggTCCACACTATGTCTTTATTCCCCCAGAGCCACATACCGGGTTTTCCCGTGGCCTTCATGTAGCTTTTGGTACAGACTCTCAATGACTTGGAAACTTTAAACACAAGAAATGAATCTATAACTTTATCCTGGGACAGCCCTCAGATCCTCCCAAGTCCCCCACTCACAACCTTGGTCACTTACCTATGCAGAGAGGTGACAGAATACACAAGCACATAACCATGGACCCCAATGATGAATGAGTAGGGCAGAATGCTGTACTCATCCTGACAAGAAATAGAAACATCAATACCTAGATCCACAGCACTCAGATGGCCAAGGTTGGTGGGCTGTATCCTGGGGACCCTCCCTGTGGCACTCCCTACTCCagtcacttctattcaacaagtATTAATAGAGTAGCTCCAATCAGCACTGCGCACTGAAATGCTgctaaaatgcttttcttttaattctactTTACAGACGAGCCTCAGAGGCTACCAGACTTCATCTCCCAGGACTGAACTGCCACATTTAGATACCCTACCCCAAACTGGTACCTGCCCTGCTGTGTCCACCAGGTGTAGGTGAAACTCATCTTTGCCAAGAGTCACTATCTTGCtgtaagctgaaaagaaaagaaaacttgacTGTGAGGTGCCTTGTAGGACTAGCAATCTGTGCCCCTATATATTGTCATAGATGGGCCAGGTCTAGAGAGCTCTCCAGGAAACTGGAGAGACAATGTTAGGCTTCTTATTGTCTACATATACACCATCCTGGACTCAGT from Balaenoptera ricei isolate mBalRic1 chromosome 10, mBalRic1.hap2, whole genome shotgun sequence carries:
- the RHEBL1 gene encoding GTPase RhebL1, giving the protein MPLVRYRKVVILGYRSVGKTSLAHQFVEGEFLEGYDPTVENTYSKIVTLGKDEFHLHLVDTAGQDEYSILPYSFIIGVHGYVLVYSVTSLHSFQVIESLYQKLHEGHGKTRLPVVLVGNKADLSPDREVQAVEGKKLAESWGATFMESSARDKQLTQGIFTKVIQEIARVENSYGQERRCHLM